A genomic window from Quercus lobata isolate SW786 chromosome 10, ValleyOak3.0 Primary Assembly, whole genome shotgun sequence includes:
- the LOC115963506 gene encoding uncharacterized protein LOC115963506, with protein sequence MDRFRMAISHCGFLDLGYCGSPFTWSRNHPTEGRISIRLDRALATAAWKSKFTGVSVQHLSMSTSDHSMIAVHLPPSKTRLKRSRPPFCFEAMWLRDPRCAEIVEEAWMEGLYNPNGAPSLESCRARLSTWNKTEFGHVGRQIARLEKELQSLEQHHHPNHEKIEEVRKALNC encoded by the coding sequence ATGGACCGTTTTCGCATGGCGATCTCACATTGTGGTTTTTTGGACTTAGGCTATTGTGGATCTCCATTCACATGGTCGCGGAACCATCCCACTGAGGGTCGCATTAGCATACGCCTAGACAGGGCGCTTGCCACCGCTGCATGGAAATCCAAATTCACCGGAGTATCAGTTCAACACCTTTCAATGTCCACCTCAGACCACTCCATGATTGCAGTACATTTGCCACCCTCTAAGACTCGGCTCAAACGTTCTCGACCACCTTTCTGCTTTGAAGCAATGTGGCTTCGTGACCCACGTTGTGCTGAAATAGTGGAGGAGGCATGGATGGAAGGACTATACAACCCAAATGGTGCCCCAAGCCTTGAAAGTTGTAGAGCTCGGCTATCTACATGGAACAAAACTGAGTTTGGGCATGTCGGAAGGCAGATTGCAAGGTTGGAAAAGGAATTACAATCTCTAGAACAACATCACCATCCTAACCATGAAAAGATTGAAGAGGTCCGTAAAGCTTTGAATTGCTAG